From the Lepisosteus oculatus isolate fLepOcu1 chromosome 1, fLepOcu1.hap2, whole genome shotgun sequence genome, one window contains:
- the apof gene encoding uncharacterized protein apof — protein MTPKLTWLTLCQLLLSDAFLCQVLTLPARPRAVRAVPAEEAEQEDGDEGRSASLRAGAPSKAEGEEEGEGGGNQPGVSPAGGSHSFQGEFRALSARRMVDALSGTLRHRLAAPASRGNLSCADMVAPLSEDAGSSSSSSVFPRQLVSLSLVPALAVLGCPREAQALVLGLYQAFGVGDTHELLLQLAELMERSPGEGRDWRRLQAVLRAGARQCQGWLRLTGTLLLGQEAAGPRPGGPGDAMQECCRLGPRCAGVSGREGSGRFAAVLRRGSRIVPSADSQSWIQDCAGAPAEEEEGVGDGGTPGRRGRRSPGAECAHETEERVYSVVGWIPAVSTLYGLGTAAYYASVNCSHTARERALLSAVDLGTDALIAVSGGTVGIAGYALGSGLKTGVKAGIRYLLNRMKQGQDLVFEQDYRTPASAVD, from the coding sequence CCCGCGCGCCGTGCGGGCAGTCCCGGCGGAGGAGGCGGAGCAGGAGGATGGGGACGAGGGGCGATCGGCTTCCCTGCGGGCTGGAGCCCCGTCCAAAGccgagggggaggaggagggggagggagggggcaATCAGCCAGGAGTGTCCCCTGCCGGAGGCTCCCACTCCTTCCAGGGGGAATTCCGGGCGCTTTCCGCCCGGCGAATGGTGGACGCCCTCTCGGGGACGCTCCGGCACCGGCTGGCCGCCCCAGCGTCCCGGGGGAACCTCAGCTGCGCGGACATGGTGGCCCCTCTCTCTGAAGACGCCggctcttcctcttcctcttccgtCTTCCCCCGGCAGCTGGTCAGCCTCTCCCTGGTGCCCGCCCTGGCCGTGCTGGGCTGCCCCCGGGAGGCCCAGGCCCTGGTGCTGGGGCTGTACCAGGCCTTCGGGGTGGGCGACACCCACGAGCTGCTCCTGCAGCTGGCGGAGCTGATGGAGAGGAGCCCCGGCGAGGGGCGCGACTGGCGGCGCCTGCAGGCCGTGCTGCGGGCGGGGGCGCGGCAGTGCCAGGGCTGGCTCAGGCTGACCGGGACCCTGCTGCTGGGGCAGGAGGCGGCCGGCCCGCGGCCGGGGGGGCCGGGTGACGCCATGCAGGAGTGCTGCAGGCTGGGCCCCCGGTGCGCCGGGGTGTCCGGGCGCGAGGGCTCGGGGCGCTTCGCCGCCGTGCTGCGGAGAGGCAGCCGGATCGTCCCCTCCGCCGACTCCCAGTCCTGGATCCAGGACTGCGCCGGCGCCCCcgcggaggaagaggagggagtGGGGGACGGGGGGACCCCGGGCCGGCGCGGCCGGCGCAGCCCGGGCGCAGAGTGCGCCCACGAGACGGAGGAGCGCGTCTACAGCGTGGTGGGCTGGATCCCCGCCGTCAGCACGCTGTACGGCCTGGGCACCGCCGCCTACTACGCCTCCGTCAACTGCTCCCACACCGCGCGGGAGAGGGCGCTCCTGTCCGCGGTCGACCTGGGCACCGACGCTCTCATCGCCGTGTCCGGGGGCACCGTGGGGATCGCGGGGTATGCCCTGGGCTCCGGCCTCAAGACGGGGGTGAAGGCGGGCATCAGGTACCTCCTGAACCGCATGAAGCAGGGGCAGGACCTCGTGTTCGAGCAGGACTACCGGACGCCGGCCTCCGCCGTCGACTAG